A genomic window from Silene latifolia isolate original U9 population chromosome 11, ASM4854445v1, whole genome shotgun sequence includes:
- the LOC141613407 gene encoding uncharacterized protein LOC141613407: MKHRSQEEVNALPNGQGPKSRLLVEPPMMQIKFNFPELPTGILQLTGFQVGHFPFKYLGISISYKRLSNAECNVLVDRIVARIRSWGAKKLSYAGRLVLVRTVLSQLHSYWARIFLLPMGVISRVNAVCRNYLWSGTDDYHKAPAVAWDSCCLPRDRGGLGILHCQLWNIVVLGKYSWWIAQKKDSLWVKWVHHIYMKQADWWTYHPSSNSSWTWRQICKVRDTLHSGFTLNGWMNVVYSTHAVYLWLIREHVTVSWVPLVWNRLCMPKVNFICWLYVLHRLMTKDRLLRHGVIVSDLCDLCGSAQEDHSHLFFDCSYSQRCLALLNQWLDIDWTGDFSNWILTWLCRSLLRKKVIMASMASLIYCIWQNRNTVRVEGVIQHPNAILKWIKSSLQGRFNQVKESTRLNRSWIDRLELV; encoded by the exons ATGAAGCATAGAAGTCAAGAGGAAGTCAATGCACTCCCAAATGGTCAAGGCCCTAAGAGCCGGTTGCTGGTGGAGCCACCGATGATGCAAATTAAATTCAACTTTCCAGAACTTCCCACCG GTATATTACAGTTAACTGGATTCCAGGTGGGTCATTTCCCTTTCAAGTACCTTGGGATTTCCATCTCCTATAAGAGGCTTTCTAATGCTGAGTGTAATGTTCTAGTGGATAGAATAGTGGCGAGGATTAGGAGTTGGGGAGCTAAGAAATTGAGTTATGCAGGGAGACTAGTATTGGTGCGAACTGTTCTTTCTCAGTTGCATAGCTACTGGGCCAGAATATTTTTGCTGCCCATGGGGGTTATTAGTAGAGTGAATGCTGTTTGTAGGAACTACTTGTGGTCTGGCACTGATGATTACCACAAAGCTCCTGCAGTGGCTTGGGACTCTTGTTGTCTTCCTAGAGATAGAGGTGGTTTGGGCATACTACATTGTCAATTATGGAACATTGTTGTACTTGGCAAATATTCATGGTGGATTGCCCAAAAGAAGGATAGTTTATGGGTAAAGTGGGTTCATCACATATATATGAAACAAGCTGATTGGTGGACTTATCATCCCTCTTCTAATTCTAGCTGGACTTGGCGCCAGATTTGCAAAGTCAGGGACACTTTGCATTCAGGTTTTACTCTCAATGGTTGGATGAATGTGGTCTATTCCACGCATGCTGTTTACCTATGGCTGATCAGGGAGCATGTTACTGTCTCCTGGGTGCCACTGGTATGGAACAGGCTGTGTATGCCTAAAGTTAATTTTATCTGCTGGTTGTATGTACTGCACAGGCTCATGACAAAAGATCGTCTGCTAAGGCATGGTGTTATTGTCTCTGATCTGTGTGATCTTTGTGGGAGCGCTCAGGAAGATCATTCCCACTTGTTCTTTGATTGTAGTTACAGCCAGAGATGTTTGGCATTGCTGAATCAATGGCTAGACATTGACTGGACTGGGGACTTTAGTAATTGGATTCTAACATGGCTATGTAGATCTTTGTTGAGGAAGAAAGTTATTATGGCTTCTATGGCTTCGCTGATCTATTGTATCTGGCAGAATCGAAACACAGTGAGAGTTGAGGGTGTTATTCAACATCCTAATGCAATACTGAAATGGATTAAAAGTAGCCTGCAGGGGCGTTTTAACCAGGTGAAAGAGAGCACTAGACTTAATAGGTCTTGGATAGATAGACTAGAACTTGTTTGA